One genomic segment of Rubritalea squalenifaciens DSM 18772 includes these proteins:
- a CDS encoding PEP-CTERM sorting domain-containing protein: protein MNKPLLPLLMFGLSACPTLAAISWTGGGDATNFYDDANWDFTGGAIGSMPTQPGTDPILDDMNITSTTINEGSAGFSNIEIGNGFSLNLDAVSFTFTQSNGFVGVDDDTGTPSSSGVTTYVNLTNGSLLSCQFISLGLTVNVDSSSELYIRGGGDGLNSQSELSVVNLAIGAKFTLPTLAEFTEQADTQGGAIYVNGQQVTAGNLNDLLSFVDNGGSVTATAIPEPSSTALLGLAGLGLVLRRRR, encoded by the coding sequence ATGAATAAACCTCTATTACCTCTACTCATGTTCGGGTTGAGCGCTTGCCCCACTCTGGCAGCGATCAGCTGGACCGGCGGTGGCGATGCCACGAACTTCTACGACGATGCGAACTGGGACTTTACCGGCGGCGCGATCGGCTCCATGCCCACTCAGCCGGGGACAGATCCCATCCTGGATGATATGAATATCACCAGCACGACCATCAATGAAGGCAGCGCTGGCTTCTCCAATATCGAGATCGGCAATGGCTTCTCGCTCAATCTGGATGCCGTCAGCTTCACCTTCACCCAGAGCAATGGATTCGTGGGCGTGGACGATGATACCGGGACTCCCAGCTCATCCGGCGTGACCACTTATGTGAATCTAACCAATGGCTCCTTGCTCAGCTGCCAGTTCATTTCTCTGGGGCTTACCGTGAATGTGGATTCCTCCAGCGAACTTTACATCCGTGGCGGCGGTGATGGCCTGAATTCCCAGTCGGAGCTCTCCGTGGTGAATCTGGCCATTGGCGCTAAGTTTACCCTGCCGACTCTCGCAGAGTTCACCGAGCAGGCGGATACCCAGGGCGGCGCGATTTATGTCAATGGTCAGCAGGTCACTGCTGGCAACCTGAATGACCTGCTTAGCTTTGTGGATAACGGCGGCTCAGTCACGGCTACTGCAATTCCCGAGCCCAGCTCCACCGCCTTGTTAGGCCTTGCCGGTCTCGGGCTGGTGCTGCGACGCAGGAGGTGA
- a CDS encoding ferredoxin: MSRESFEQRLPYNARGKYYVCEDCLDCDLCRETAPTIFGRQDDEGASFVKKQPETEEELSLVRESLEGCPCEAIHDDGDVFDWSLPPATKRPAWRVGLAEKPACKHCQPRPWWKFWG, encoded by the coding sequence ATGTCTAGAGAATCATTCGAACAGCGCCTGCCGTACAATGCTCGGGGAAAGTACTACGTGTGCGAGGATTGCCTGGACTGTGACCTTTGCCGGGAGACGGCCCCGACCATTTTTGGGAGGCAGGACGATGAGGGGGCAAGCTTCGTGAAGAAACAGCCGGAGACGGAGGAGGAATTGAGTCTTGTTAGGGAATCACTTGAGGGCTGTCCCTGTGAAGCGATCCATGATGACGGTGATGTCTTTGATTGGTCGCTACCACCTGCGACCAAGCGCCCTGCCTGGAGAGTCGGCTTGGCGGAAAAGCCTGCCTGCAAGCACTGCCAGCCGCGCCCCTGGTGGAAGTTCTGGGGCTGA